One segment of Luteolibacter arcticus DNA contains the following:
- a CDS encoding RHS repeat-associated core domain-containing protein: MKRKIHLAIAVAASCCGALVCALPDESHKVEATVTDPNQPGGSPGQPPSANAAMLVVEDFDRDGVSNTAEDLDNSGTYNTGDRSNFKNADTDGDGLNDLVDPVPLVNHFRDRADYYALPQGVRDRYAPTAARAGQGIAGGKPQGGYFDFSTYETVASGEKHASVLDDYLLSNGNGTFYHERPNSRSAVQHVINASSSPTVASVGQISTRLVKGTGSLAANSLNQYYQGLTAGSKGLLSVTKGNGLLTGAGAENLKHDLYVPFNALFLSASVKVTGSLSTGTKAYIASNRIWGSGGNGMGVLDIQVYRRTSPDPALRVPVLQVRYGSNPTSAVVVREWKYPESVGDWHDVVVDLSGNNDAAASCWIDGKLADKTDNADVATGTQITNSDTAGQYRHIFFGSTFSSVNIAPSIDQYYLGSGWVIDPGVSVNLDRIFIGNRASLTAADRSGFINPDTDGDGAYDREEGNTARFHYSDDPDFDGLKTVDELAGYLIGGQLRKPSPSRFDTDSDGFGDRWEVENLFNPLDEAEPSQLGDLDDDDVSNYLEHLYGTNPRDPADRPKDPLPSGLLLGQGVHANPNTWFQGFAGEPMAGIAGLGQLGSFSSSPPPPETPSTVKLWLGDPSGSRSERWLLDFGGDVGIVNDSNPVHHSLGGPESILNWDQLPNMEVLPSREQWHMISLSHRGSLPVPGSDPNSTYNIPDFDYAARVDVSPESWVLYDPPMGGGAPSDQLLNHPPPLGGTPSLETHSNAGENADTEFWRKRAYLIPIEKSSSSSLSVSLSGSDAAGPRYRKIDLSGRPLADEKPETSEETDTKAEETFVDAFDLSLRHDTSFVSLPLAATDLVIEANASLTETTWDERSGIRPYESLTNPFGVCWRSNLCSYIEVVEEVNGSGTDPVSINVIDEQGSPQRFTTDGKGSFFPWPSSRSDKKSFENTLTLNSNTFVFRKKYGNTLTFRKCVAWHMYPGNRLDPGDSGRKHTYYRLEQVVDRYGSRLLYDYGLPITLVNKVSLIPLKISSPDRPGQLIEITRSTDGRRVELLRDGENRAVDFHYADIEYRELGASLAKGASAPGETAGTINNQSKKLTSITYPDGTTQSFGYQVFAEMEEEIPDRTKPAERTFTRHFHTNVTSMTDKQGATHGFTYEPNIYTTFYRNSDKASGFYIPGTDIDGLPEDAKDYVNAYLDSLNEGVEAGGGPFNPNQRVYGLPRLLSQVQRPGVSTPTVFTGVGRSFQITLDGAGKPVVTASIATQVTDGALGKTYYTFPGVAAEIVDWDVSGTADSGSIGIEWMVYYTGMEIAFGAAAPGQTGYLGKESFTFDLGSGLSLKTATDVYGATTEWFYEAPQPVSFLPVQPKGMPNLMTAWSDPTSKLDALGRRESYVYEGDYRTLTISDDVHNVRTETMVDGLGRRTGVTVSQNDTGALLSSESFHYEHPQFKAFMTKRVVRAFQKERDWVDDIVTVYQPDALGRVWKETLDPKGLAITTTYTYDISNRKTSTKDPMGNVTSFQYDVMGNVVKANYPATLTVDGLRSCSTILRYDKNGNKAVSIDENGNATIWVRDQLQRVIHEIRDMDGQGIPTSALGSPVTIAPSYASSHITGSGAAADLVSTMVYNGVGSQVMAVDPRGIATVTAVDGLQRPTATFSGVPGMARSGTNGVAPLVPSVGTLTGDAQASDSVTHTDMYYATPGANGKVTLGDLLVPTPLLSAPAVNVAPGSFTYGGSSVFDSDGFRPLKTISRDVVLGSDGTTIDLVSYAHYDAAHRLLFVLEQFQGPDISSNPDDFSLKKQSYSSVSSEKEARVTTTSDSKGRITTAEMDGLQRLVRVTDSPWKTTAGEQGRITETYFTSTGLKYLVVDALERPVETDYDSAGRPVKVWLSISGDPKNGVPEPDVEDPAIDRLGGMSPKTTTEYDKNGNVVATTNALEQRWEYQYDPRNRKTCEILPAVIDARDPNDPVPDSNPYKCTRYDGVGNVTFTRDERKKGAWTYFDRANRAIRTRVNPVTGIPSMVYALPNQHDITTDMTYDAGGLVTSAKDGNGNITRNAYDALGRLIHTITDPLNVDPPDPGSGTFNPASYQQPGSTIMLVSNRYDDSGNLVQVKDGRGAVTQFRYDGKGRKRMTIWDPGTLAVKYEAWVYDALGLRIRYDAIGNGPLGTSGRKTVFGYDGHHLLRTVDYFVASGSDGSTHPDNRELGYDRLGKLLTVSYPDDPTNGALRYVRQQYDNLDRLIREKSATVTHAYEYDKAGNRTRTIYGGTGRTLVSTYDALSRLDTLADGTMLTRYRYDRGGKVTRKELPNQVWTDTTYDFQGRALTITEKKGGAILSRFDYSQPVAPWPSSYDGMGNVLQIVEDYSMPEVPDRTVQNSYDRCSRLTGEARIVVTVNSSQDVTTNSNWTLYQYDAGNNRTMMAKSFSTRTVYSDGSESQGGSESVPNYYHYGNGSNGYNSNQLISTGSMPDGSEPDVSYAYDANGNRTGVYTGTVGATLLQSLTFDGDNRLVQTVTYEGTPKSYLYSYDHRTRRVIRNESPGGDATVLSFSGATSVQEWVGGTIGAQLIRGSDWGGGVGGVLYTVRGTSFAAKAYNSRGDVVSQTTGGGVVNWQAAYEAFGTHKVQSNPAANPDRQRANTKEEDPTGLLNEGSRYRDLATGVFITRDPAGFVDGPNVYTYVNQNPWSKFDPDGLASVWHHRLPQEFERQFFQLGIKVHDAQWGTFIGTKHHDAIHAGLGKGGDYNTSWRNFFNTAGQTRESALAHLAKLEGSERFAKHLSHAAPVLGRLNYRQYHQHLTKAEKGLMIGASFAAKKSKVAIAAIKAAGKAVGKKLGSKGAKRLIPFVPLLFLPGEVEARGVVGGIGNTLLDAAPIVGWSKLGAEVLSGDDLFPTLEEQQAQRDIAHAEQVADMMHRIASKREWDAMPRGVPEKQPLEKYEHLWKNSPFTSGGGGEK, translated from the coding sequence ATGAAGCGGAAAATTCATCTTGCGATCGCTGTTGCGGCATCATGTTGCGGAGCGCTGGTCTGCGCGCTCCCGGACGAATCCCACAAGGTCGAGGCGACGGTTACCGATCCGAACCAGCCGGGCGGAAGCCCTGGCCAGCCTCCCTCTGCCAACGCGGCGATGTTGGTGGTGGAGGACTTCGATCGCGACGGGGTCTCCAACACCGCGGAGGACTTGGACAACAGCGGGACTTACAACACCGGGGACCGGAGCAACTTCAAGAACGCGGATACCGACGGCGACGGTCTGAATGATCTGGTGGACCCGGTGCCATTGGTCAATCACTTCAGGGATCGGGCCGACTACTACGCCCTGCCGCAAGGAGTCCGAGACAGGTACGCTCCGACCGCTGCCCGAGCCGGGCAGGGTATTGCCGGTGGCAAACCACAGGGAGGCTATTTCGACTTCTCGACCTACGAGACCGTGGCGAGCGGGGAAAAGCACGCCTCAGTGCTCGATGACTACTTGCTATCGAACGGTAACGGAACGTTTTACCACGAGAGGCCGAACTCGAGGAGTGCCGTCCAGCACGTGATCAATGCTTCCAGCTCACCTACGGTGGCCAGCGTCGGTCAGATTTCGACCCGCCTGGTCAAAGGGACTGGGAGCTTGGCGGCAAATTCCCTCAATCAATACTATCAGGGACTGACAGCGGGAAGCAAGGGGCTCCTGAGTGTCACCAAGGGTAACGGCCTCCTCACCGGGGCCGGCGCCGAGAACCTGAAGCATGACCTTTACGTTCCATTCAATGCGTTGTTCCTATCGGCCAGTGTCAAGGTCACGGGAAGCCTGAGCACGGGGACGAAGGCCTATATCGCTTCGAACAGGATCTGGGGCAGCGGTGGGAACGGGATGGGAGTTTTGGATATCCAGGTGTACCGCCGGACCAGTCCGGATCCGGCGTTGCGAGTGCCGGTCTTACAGGTGCGTTACGGTTCCAATCCCACATCGGCAGTAGTCGTCCGGGAATGGAAGTATCCTGAGTCTGTCGGAGATTGGCATGATGTTGTCGTCGACTTGTCGGGCAACAACGATGCTGCAGCTTCTTGCTGGATTGATGGGAAACTTGCCGACAAGACCGACAATGCCGATGTCGCGACAGGGACGCAGATTACGAATAGTGACACGGCTGGTCAGTACCGGCATATATTCTTCGGTTCCACGTTCTCAAGCGTGAACATCGCGCCATCGATCGATCAATATTACCTTGGTTCGGGATGGGTGATCGATCCCGGCGTGTCGGTCAATCTGGACCGGATTTTCATCGGGAACCGTGCTTCTCTGACGGCAGCGGATCGCAGCGGATTTATCAATCCGGATACGGATGGCGATGGGGCTTATGACCGGGAGGAGGGTAACACGGCCCGATTCCACTATTCCGACGATCCGGATTTCGATGGCCTGAAGACCGTCGACGAATTGGCCGGATATCTCATCGGCGGCCAACTGCGGAAGCCATCTCCCAGCAGGTTCGACACGGATAGCGACGGCTTTGGTGACCGGTGGGAAGTAGAGAATCTCTTCAACCCCTTGGACGAGGCCGAACCGTCGCAACTCGGCGACCTCGATGACGATGACGTCTCGAACTACCTGGAGCACTTGTACGGCACCAATCCCCGCGACCCGGCCGACCGGCCCAAGGATCCCCTGCCGAGCGGACTCCTGCTGGGACAGGGAGTTCATGCCAATCCCAACACATGGTTCCAAGGATTCGCAGGAGAGCCCATGGCCGGCATCGCCGGACTTGGCCAGCTCGGCTCATTCTCAAGCTCGCCTCCGCCACCGGAAACGCCATCCACGGTCAAGCTCTGGCTGGGAGATCCATCAGGCTCCCGCAGCGAACGCTGGCTCCTGGACTTCGGCGGCGACGTTGGCATCGTGAACGACTCGAACCCTGTCCACCACTCGCTGGGAGGTCCCGAGAGCATCCTCAATTGGGACCAACTCCCGAACATGGAGGTGCTGCCTTCCCGGGAGCAGTGGCACATGATCAGCCTCTCTCACCGAGGGTCCCTGCCGGTGCCCGGATCGGATCCGAATTCAACCTACAACATCCCGGACTTCGACTATGCCGCGCGCGTCGACGTCAGTCCGGAGTCCTGGGTCCTCTATGATCCTCCGATGGGGGGCGGCGCTCCGTCAGATCAATTGCTCAATCATCCTCCGCCATTGGGGGGAACGCCATCCCTGGAAACCCACTCGAACGCTGGCGAGAATGCGGATACCGAGTTCTGGCGGAAGAGAGCCTATCTTATCCCGATCGAGAAGAGCTCGTCATCAAGTCTCTCGGTATCCCTGTCGGGCAGTGATGCCGCCGGTCCGCGCTACCGGAAGATCGACCTCAGCGGACGCCCTCTGGCCGATGAAAAGCCCGAAACGAGCGAGGAAACGGACACGAAGGCTGAAGAGACCTTTGTCGATGCCTTTGACCTGTCGCTGCGGCACGACACGTCGTTTGTCTCGCTGCCACTGGCGGCCACCGATCTCGTGATCGAGGCAAATGCCTCGCTGACTGAAACCACCTGGGATGAAAGATCGGGCATCCGTCCCTACGAGTCGCTGACGAATCCGTTTGGCGTTTGCTGGAGATCCAATCTGTGCAGCTACATCGAGGTGGTCGAGGAGGTCAACGGAAGCGGAACCGACCCGGTTTCGATCAATGTGATCGATGAACAGGGGTCTCCCCAGCGATTCACCACGGATGGAAAGGGAAGCTTCTTCCCCTGGCCATCCTCGAGGAGCGACAAGAAGAGCTTCGAGAACACGCTCACGCTCAATTCGAATACTTTCGTATTCCGGAAGAAGTACGGAAACACCCTGACCTTCCGCAAGTGCGTGGCCTGGCACATGTATCCCGGGAATCGCCTCGATCCTGGCGACAGCGGCAGGAAGCATACCTACTATCGCCTGGAGCAGGTGGTCGACCGGTACGGTAGCCGGCTTCTTTACGATTACGGTCTTCCGATCACCTTGGTGAACAAGGTTTCACTGATCCCGCTGAAGATCTCCAGCCCCGACCGTCCCGGCCAGCTGATCGAGATCACCCGGAGCACCGACGGCCGCCGGGTCGAACTCCTCCGCGACGGGGAGAACCGCGCCGTCGACTTCCACTACGCGGACATCGAGTATCGGGAACTCGGCGCTTCCCTCGCGAAGGGAGCAAGCGCCCCGGGTGAAACGGCGGGAACGATCAATAACCAGTCGAAAAAGCTCACGTCGATCACCTATCCCGACGGCACCACCCAGTCCTTCGGATACCAGGTGTTCGCGGAGATGGAGGAGGAGATCCCAGACCGGACCAAGCCGGCCGAACGGACGTTCACCAGGCATTTCCATACCAACGTGACAAGCATGACGGACAAGCAGGGGGCAACCCATGGCTTCACCTACGAGCCGAATATCTACACGACCTTCTATCGCAATTCCGACAAGGCGAGCGGCTTCTATATCCCTGGCACTGACATCGACGGCCTCCCGGAAGATGCCAAGGACTATGTGAACGCATACCTCGACTCACTCAACGAGGGAGTCGAAGCCGGCGGCGGTCCGTTCAACCCCAATCAACGGGTCTATGGACTTCCACGGCTGCTGTCCCAAGTCCAGCGGCCGGGCGTCTCCACCCCTACGGTCTTCACCGGCGTCGGCCGGAGTTTCCAGATCACCCTTGATGGTGCCGGCAAGCCCGTGGTCACGGCCAGTATCGCGACCCAGGTGACTGATGGCGCATTGGGCAAGACCTACTACACCTTCCCCGGTGTCGCGGCCGAGATTGTCGATTGGGACGTCAGCGGCACCGCCGACTCGGGAAGCATCGGGATCGAGTGGATGGTGTATTATACCGGGATGGAGATCGCCTTCGGGGCGGCCGCACCGGGGCAAACGGGCTACCTTGGCAAGGAGTCCTTCACCTTTGATCTCGGATCGGGACTGTCGCTGAAGACCGCCACCGATGTCTACGGCGCCACCACGGAATGGTTCTATGAGGCCCCCCAGCCGGTCAGTTTCCTGCCGGTCCAACCGAAGGGCATGCCGAACCTGATGACCGCGTGGTCGGATCCGACTTCGAAGCTGGATGCGCTGGGACGTCGCGAGAGCTACGTCTACGAAGGGGACTACCGGACCCTGACGATCTCGGATGACGTCCACAACGTCCGGACCGAGACCATGGTCGATGGACTGGGCCGACGGACCGGAGTGACGGTCAGCCAGAATGACACCGGCGCGTTGCTCAGCAGTGAATCGTTCCACTACGAGCATCCCCAGTTCAAGGCCTTCATGACCAAGCGGGTGGTCCGGGCCTTCCAGAAGGAGCGGGATTGGGTGGACGACATCGTGACGGTTTATCAGCCCGATGCCCTCGGCCGGGTATGGAAGGAAACGCTGGATCCCAAGGGACTCGCGATCACGACGACCTACACCTACGACATTTCAAACCGCAAGACCTCGACGAAGGATCCGATGGGCAATGTCACGTCGTTCCAATATGACGTGATGGGAAATGTGGTGAAGGCGAACTACCCGGCGACCTTGACCGTTGATGGCCTCAGGTCTTGCTCGACGATTCTGCGGTACGACAAGAATGGCAACAAGGCAGTGTCCATCGACGAGAATGGAAACGCCACCATCTGGGTGCGTGACCAGCTCCAGCGGGTCATCCACGAGATCCGGGACATGGATGGGCAGGGGATACCCACGTCCGCCTTGGGCAGTCCCGTGACGATCGCGCCCTCGTATGCCTCCAGCCACATCACGGGAAGCGGGGCCGCCGCCGATCTTGTCAGCACGATGGTTTACAACGGCGTCGGTAGCCAGGTGATGGCGGTGGATCCCCGTGGGATTGCGACGGTCACCGCGGTGGATGGACTTCAGCGTCCCACCGCGACGTTTTCGGGAGTTCCTGGCATGGCCAGGAGCGGAACGAACGGAGTTGCTCCTTTGGTCCCGTCGGTCGGCACCTTGACGGGTGACGCCCAGGCATCGGATTCGGTAACGCACACCGACATGTACTATGCCACGCCAGGGGCGAACGGAAAGGTCACGCTCGGGGATCTGCTGGTTCCCACCCCGCTGCTCTCGGCACCGGCTGTGAACGTGGCACCGGGCAGCTTCACCTACGGCGGAAGCAGCGTGTTTGATTCCGATGGTTTCCGGCCGCTCAAGACGATCAGCCGTGATGTCGTTCTTGGCAGCGACGGTACCACCATCGACCTGGTGTCGTATGCTCACTACGACGCCGCGCACCGTCTGCTCTTCGTCCTCGAGCAGTTCCAAGGGCCGGACATCAGTTCGAATCCTGACGACTTCTCCCTCAAGAAGCAGAGCTACAGCTCGGTCAGCAGCGAGAAAGAGGCGCGGGTGACCACCACTTCCGATTCCAAGGGCCGCATTACCACGGCCGAGATGGACGGCCTGCAGCGGCTGGTCCGGGTGACGGATAGCCCATGGAAGACCACGGCTGGCGAGCAAGGCAGGATCACCGAGACCTACTTTACCAGCACCGGCTTGAAATACCTGGTGGTGGACGCGCTGGAGCGCCCGGTCGAGACGGACTACGACAGCGCCGGCCGGCCCGTGAAGGTCTGGCTGTCGATCTCGGGCGATCCGAAGAATGGCGTGCCGGAGCCGGATGTGGAGGACCCAGCCATCGACCGGCTCGGCGGGATGTCTCCCAAGACGACCACGGAGTATGACAAGAACGGCAACGTGGTGGCGACGACCAATGCCCTGGAGCAACGCTGGGAATACCAGTATGATCCGCGGAACCGCAAGACCTGCGAGATCCTCCCCGCGGTCATCGATGCCCGCGATCCCAACGACCCCGTGCCGGACTCGAATCCCTACAAGTGCACGCGCTATGATGGGGTTGGCAATGTCACCTTCACCCGCGATGAACGCAAGAAGGGTGCCTGGACGTACTTTGACCGCGCGAATCGAGCCATCCGGACCCGGGTGAATCCGGTCACGGGAATTCCATCGATGGTCTACGCCCTGCCAAACCAGCACGACATCACGACGGACATGACGTACGATGCTGGCGGCCTCGTCACGAGTGCCAAGGATGGCAACGGCAACATCACCCGCAATGCCTACGACGCCCTCGGTCGTCTTATCCATACCATCACCGATCCCTTGAATGTGGATCCGCCGGACCCCGGCTCGGGCACCTTCAATCCCGCGAGCTATCAGCAGCCTGGGTCCACCATCATGCTGGTTTCCAACCGCTATGACGACTCCGGCAATCTGGTCCAGGTGAAGGATGGCCGGGGAGCGGTCACCCAGTTCCGCTACGACGGGAAGGGGCGCAAGCGGATGACCATCTGGGATCCAGGCACGCTGGCGGTCAAGTACGAGGCATGGGTTTACGATGCCCTCGGGCTGAGGATCCGCTATGATGCGATCGGCAATGGACCGCTCGGCACATCCGGCCGGAAAACGGTCTTCGGATACGACGGCCATCACCTGCTGAGGACCGTTGATTACTTCGTCGCCTCGGGGAGCGACGGCAGCACTCATCCGGACAATCGTGAACTCGGCTACGACCGGCTTGGGAAGCTACTGACCGTGAGCTATCCGGACGATCCGACCAACGGCGCCTTGCGCTATGTGCGGCAGCAGTACGATAATCTGGATCGCCTGATCCGCGAGAAGTCCGCCACGGTTACTCACGCGTATGAGTACGACAAGGCAGGCAACCGGACGCGAACGATCTATGGAGGAACGGGCCGGACGCTCGTCTCGACCTATGACGCGCTGAGCCGCCTGGACACACTTGCCGACGGCACAATGCTGACCCGCTACCGCTACGACCGCGGGGGCAAGGTCACGCGGAAGGAACTGCCGAACCAGGTCTGGACCGACACGACGTATGACTTCCAGGGGAGAGCGCTGACCATCACCGAGAAAAAGGGCGGCGCCATTCTGTCTAGATTCGATTACTCCCAGCCGGTCGCCCCGTGGCCCAGCTCTTATGACGGCATGGGCAATGTTCTTCAGATTGTGGAGGACTACTCCATGCCGGAGGTCCCCGATCGTACTGTCCAGAACAGCTACGACCGCTGCTCCCGCCTCACCGGCGAGGCCAGGATCGTGGTCACGGTGAACTCTTCCCAGGACGTCACCACGAACTCGAACTGGACCTTATACCAGTACGATGCGGGGAACAACCGCACGATGATGGCGAAGTCGTTCTCAACGAGGACGGTGTACTCAGACGGGAGCGAATCGCAAGGTGGCTCGGAGAGCGTGCCGAACTACTACCACTACGGCAACGGCTCGAACGGCTACAATTCCAACCAGTTGATTTCCACGGGCTCGATGCCGGATGGCTCGGAACCCGATGTCTCCTACGCCTACGACGCCAATGGCAACAGGACCGGGGTCTATACCGGGACCGTGGGGGCTACCTTGCTCCAGTCCCTGACCTTCGACGGCGACAACAGGCTGGTGCAGACGGTCACTTATGAAGGGACCCCCAAGTCCTACCTCTACTCCTACGATCACCGGACAAGGCGGGTGATCCGGAACGAGTCTCCCGGTGGAGACGCCACGGTGCTCTCGTTCAGTGGCGCGACCTCGGTGCAGGAATGGGTGGGAGGCACGATCGGGGCCCAACTCATTCGCGGCAGCGACTGGGGTGGCGGTGTCGGCGGCGTGCTCTACACGGTCCGCGGTACCTCCTTTGCGGCGAAGGCCTACAACAGCCGTGGCGATGTGGTCAGCCAGACGACTGGCGGCGGCGTGGTCAATTGGCAGGCTGCCTATGAGGCCTTTGGAACTCACAAGGTCCAGAGCAATCCCGCTGCGAATCCCGACCGCCAACGTGCGAACACCAAGGAGGAGGATCCGACTGGACTGCTAAACGAAGGAAGCCGCTACCGCGATCTCGCCACAGGTGTCTTCATCACCAGGGATCCCGCCGGATTCGTGGATGGGCCGAATGTCTACACCTATGTAAATCAGAATCCTTGGAGCAAGTTCGATCCGGATGGTTTGGCATCGGTGTGGCACCACCGTCTTCCCCAAGAGTTTGAGAGGCAGTTCTTCCAATTGGGAATCAAGGTTCATGACGCCCAGTGGGGAACCTTCATCGGCACCAAGCATCACGACGCGATTCATGCAGGCCTTGGCAAGGGAGGTGACTACAATACGAGCTGGCGCAATTTCTTCAATACAGCCGGTCAAACAAGGGAATCGGCGCTGGCGCATCTTGCCAAGCTGGAAGGCAGTGAGCGTTTTGCCAAACATCTCAGTCATGCAGCCCCGGTTCTCGGTCGTCTGAACTATAGGCAGTATCACCAGCATCTGACAAAAGCGGAAAAGGGCCTCATGATCGGTGCATCCTTTGCCGCCAAGAAGTCAAAGGTGGCCATTGCGGCAATCAAGGCGGCGGGAAAAGCTGTGGGGAAGAAGTTGGGCAGCAAGGGTGCGAAACGCCTCATACCTTTTGTTCCATTGCTATTCCTTCCTGGTGAAGTTGAGGCGAGAGGAGTCGTCGGAGGGATTGGCAACACGCTCCTTGACGCTGCGCCGATCGTGGGGTGGAGCAAGCTGGGAGCGGAGGTGTTGAGTGGCGACGATCTCTTTCCCACCTTGGAAGAACAGCAGGCTCAGCGCGATATCGCCCATGCGGAGCAGGTCGCCGACATGATGCACAGGATTGCCTCGAAGAGGGAGTGGGATGCTATGCCTCGTGGCGTGCCCGAAAAGCAACCATTGGAGAAATATGAACACCTCTGGAAAAATAGCCCCTTCACATCCGGAGGGGGAGGGGAGAAATGA
- a CDS encoding SDR family NAD(P)-dependent oxidoreductase, translated as MPASHQPFRLDGRVAWVTGSSRGLGRVIAETLAAAGAKTVVNCFANRGQGEAVVAGIRAKGSEAMLVAGNAMDEGEIDRMAGEIEAHFGPVDIVIANATPSQPMKHLEDYTWEEHQSMVDAFIKSPFLLAKRLLPSMKDRQNGRIINITSEVYHAGMPKFSAYVAAKGGQIGWSRSMANELAPHGITVNTVAPGWIPVERHDDVPECDKATYLATVPMARWGKPCDIAHAVTFFASDEASFLTGQTLLVNGGRTLW; from the coding sequence ATGCCCGCCTCTCACCAGCCCTTTCGCCTTGATGGCCGCGTCGCTTGGGTCACCGGATCCAGCCGCGGCCTTGGCCGGGTGATCGCCGAGACGCTCGCCGCCGCCGGGGCCAAGACCGTCGTCAATTGCTTCGCCAATCGTGGCCAAGGCGAAGCGGTGGTGGCTGGCATCCGCGCCAAGGGCAGCGAGGCCATGCTCGTCGCCGGCAATGCGATGGATGAAGGCGAGATCGACCGCATGGCCGGCGAGATCGAAGCCCACTTCGGACCGGTGGACATCGTCATCGCCAATGCCACCCCCTCCCAGCCCATGAAGCACTTGGAGGACTACACCTGGGAAGAACACCAGTCGATGGTGGACGCCTTCATCAAGAGCCCCTTCCTGCTCGCCAAGCGGTTGCTCCCCTCGATGAAGGATCGCCAGAACGGCCGCATCATCAACATCACCAGCGAGGTCTATCACGCCGGCATGCCGAAGTTCAGCGCCTACGTCGCCGCCAAGGGTGGCCAGATCGGCTGGAGCCGATCAATGGCCAACGAGCTCGCCCCGCACGGCATCACCGTCAACACCGTCGCCCCCGGCTGGATCCCGGTCGAGCGGCACGACGATGTGCCGGAATGCGACAAGGCCACCTACCTCGCCACGGTGCCGATGGCGCGCTGGGGCAAGCCTTGCGACATCGCCCACGCGGTTACTTTCTTCGCCTCTGACGAAGCCTCGTTCCTCACCGGCCAGACCCTTCTGGTGAACGGCGGACGGACGCTCTGGTGA
- a CDS encoding sulfatase-like hydrolase/transferase — protein sequence MSVLMRFALMVVFLGSLGAAEKPNVLFLFADDLTWKGVHALGTEDIDTPNLDRLAARGTTFTHAYNPGGWHGAICVASRTMLMTGKQLWKARDAEPRLNQDYVAAGKLWPQRLAAQGYRTCFSGKWHVQANHKKVFGEIRHFRAGGMAADGKNAYFRPIEGQPDTWSPSDPKEGGFWTGGKHWSEVVADDFAGFVGEKDERPWFMYLAFNAPHDPRQAPAEVLDRYPLSRVKVPANFLPLYPHREAMGAAKGLRDENLAPFPRTTFAVQTHRREYYAAITHLDAQIGRILDTLEKSPAAANTYVFFTADHGLSCGEHGLMGKQNLYDASVRVPFLVTGPGVPAGKKIDAPVYLQDAMPTVLKLAGAPVEAEIDFQDLRPHWEGTGTPRDAAIGAYMNLQRMIERDGKKLILYPKAKVARVFDLKADPDEMRDLIDTPEGKALAVLLFQRLLEIQRESGDLLDLTKDFPELAAAGNSNKSR from the coding sequence ATGTCCGTTTTGATGCGTTTTGCCTTGATGGTGGTGTTCCTGGGCAGTCTGGGGGCGGCGGAGAAGCCCAATGTGCTGTTTCTCTTCGCCGATGACCTGACGTGGAAGGGGGTGCATGCGCTTGGAACGGAGGACATCGACACGCCGAACCTGGACCGGCTCGCGGCGCGGGGGACCACCTTCACCCATGCCTACAATCCCGGCGGTTGGCACGGCGCGATCTGTGTGGCGAGCCGCACCATGCTGATGACCGGCAAGCAGCTCTGGAAGGCGCGCGATGCGGAGCCGCGGCTGAATCAGGACTACGTGGCGGCGGGCAAGCTGTGGCCGCAACGGCTGGCGGCGCAGGGGTATCGCACCTGCTTCTCCGGCAAGTGGCACGTTCAGGCGAACCACAAGAAGGTCTTCGGCGAGATTCGCCACTTTCGCGCCGGAGGGATGGCTGCGGACGGAAAGAACGCGTATTTCCGGCCGATCGAGGGACAGCCGGACACCTGGAGCCCGAGCGACCCGAAGGAGGGAGGCTTCTGGACCGGTGGCAAGCACTGGAGCGAGGTGGTGGCGGATGACTTCGCGGGCTTCGTCGGGGAGAAGGACGAGCGGCCGTGGTTCATGTATCTCGCGTTCAATGCCCCGCATGATCCGCGTCAGGCGCCGGCCGAGGTGCTCGACCGCTATCCGCTGTCGCGGGTGAAAGTGCCGGCGAATTTCCTGCCGCTGTATCCGCACCGTGAGGCGATGGGCGCGGCGAAGGGGCTGCGCGATGAAAACCTCGCGCCCTTCCCTCGTACGACATTCGCCGTACAAACCCACCGGCGCGAATACTACGCCGCGATCACGCACCTCGATGCTCAGATCGGCCGGATTCTCGACACGCTGGAGAAAAGTCCGGCGGCGGCGAATACCTACGTCTTCTTCACTGCCGACCACGGGCTTTCCTGCGGCGAGCATGGCCTGATGGGAAAGCAGAACCTCTACGACGCCAGCGTGCGGGTGCCCTTCCTCGTCACCGGGCCGGGCGTGCCGGCTGGCAAGAAGATCGACGCTCCCGTGTATCTTCAGGATGCGATGCCGACGGTGCTCAAGCTGGCCGGTGCGCCGGTGGAAGCGGAGATCGATTTCCAGGATCTACGCCCGCATTGGGAAGGCACCGGCACCCCTCGCGATGCGGCAATCGGCGCGTATATGAATCTCCAGCGGATGATCGAGCGGGATGGCAAAAAGCTGATCCTCTATCCGAAAGCCAAGGTGGCCCGGGTCTTCGACCTCAAGGCGGACCCGGATGAGATGAGGGATCTCATCGACACCCCGGAAGGTAAGGCGCTGGCCGTGCTGCTTTTCCAGCGGCTGCTGGAGATCCAGCGGGAAAGCGGCGACCTGCTCGATTTGACAAAGGACTTTCCCGAACTCGCGGCGGCGGGAAATAGCAACAAATCGCGCTAA